Genomic DNA from Desulfomonilaceae bacterium:
AAGTCCTCATGATTTGAGAAGCTTCAGATTCATATGCCAGACCTACACAAAAGAGGGCGGAGTTTGCTCTTGACACTCCTCGCCCCCAATTTGTAAAAGAGTACACGAAAAAATAAGAATATATTTACGGTTTCCGACCAATACGAGGCTTGCAAGAAATGTCATCCATGGAGGCGGTAGTCGTACTTAACGCGGGCTATGAGTTTATGGGGCTGGTCTCTTGGCGACGAGCCATGACATTAATGTTTAGTGGAAAGGTGGAAGTAATAAAAGAATCCGACAGTGTAGTCAGGACTGTTTCAAGGACTTTTCGGATTCCTGCCGTAATCAGGCTCCTCAAATTCATTCGACAGATGTATCGTAGAGAGGTCCCATTTTCCAGAAAAAATGTCCTGGTTCGGGATGTTTTCACCTGCCAGTATTGTGGTCATTATTTTGCTTCCAATGAGTTGACCGTAGATCATATTATTCCTAAAGTTCAAGGGGGAGAAAACCGCTGGAACAATGTAGTGGCTTGCTGCAGAATCTGCAATGTTAAGAAGGGTGGGAGGACCCCAAGACAAGCTGGAATGTCACTGGTCCGACAGCCATTTAAGCCTACAATAATGGAATTCCTCAACTTGTATTTGACGAAGAAATTCGGCGTCAATTTGAACGAATTACTAAGCATTCAATGACGAAGGCTGGAATTCGAGGGACAAAGAAGTGGTGACCAGAGAGGGAGAAAGGATTCAAAAGAACGCGGAAAAGGCCTAGCCCACTAATTCGGAAGCTGGGTAACAGGTATTTTTTTGTTGACAGACATTTTTCTTGTGATAAGAGAGAAGCGCTTCTTTTTCATTATAATTCCATCCCAGTGGAACACACGCGAACGGCCATTTAGATGCCGTTTTCGTGCTTTTAGAGGTCTCTCTTTATCAGCGGCTTCATAATCGTGTGGTTTCACCCAGAACCCGCATTTGTGTTAAACACCATTCAAAATTTGCTGTCAACATAATTCAGTGGATTTTTATATACTAATGATGTTTTTATCAGATTAAAAATGATCAACAGATAATAATAGGCTTTATGTATATTTCAATAATGCAATAGCTAAGGTTACTAATATGTTGATATCATATATCTAATTATATTTTAATATGGGACTCAAGATTGAAGTATCCTTATTTCAAATACTTTCCAGAATTAGTCGAAGCAGCGCGCGGTATAAGCTCGATCAAAAAAGAACTAGTCTTAGCTCTCCTTGTAGCAATTTGTTTCTTAACCATAATTAATAGCTCATGGAAAACTTCCCCCGACAGCGCATTGTACCTGGAACTCGGAGAATCTGTGGCGAAAGGGGCCGGTTACAAATTCAACGGGGAATGGCACACTTATGTTCCCCCTGGTTATCCCTTTCTGGTTTCTATAGCTGCAAAATTGTTCGGCCCCAGTTTCCTGGTTTACCGCGTGATGATGTCACTGCTTGGCATTGTAACGGGGTGTTTAGGATACATGTTGGTTTTAAGATTACTTGGGCCAGACTTGGCCTTGATCATAGGGGGCCTGTTCGCTGTTAGCAACACACTATTGGTTAATTCCACCTTTACTACATCAGACACGTTATTCACCTGTGTGGCTTTGCTAGCGCTCATTTGGGCCAGTAAGCAGGAAAGAGGCTTTCATTCCTGGGGATCGATGATGTTCGGATCTTTGCTTACAGGAATTCCAGCTCTTGTTAGAATCAATGGATGGGGATTGCCGGTTTCATCAGGTCTGTTTCTGTTTTCTCCGTGGACGGCGCAGACTTTCATGAAGAGAATCGGAGCAGTCATTGTTTTTGTCGTTATGGCTTTTCTTGTCCCATCATTGTGGTGCTTGCACAAGATGGGTTATCCTGTGTCCTATAACGAAGGAGCATACATTGACGCTGTTACGGGGCGGGGGATAGGCACTCAGTGCGCCGTAATTCTGGGGGCTGTCTGGGAATATATCCCTGAAACGGCTACTGCGCTGGCCGGGGTTACAATAAGGACCGGATTCCTGGAAATCATTATCGTCTTGTTAGCGCTTGTTGGATTCGTTTCTTCGTGGAGACGCGGAGAAAGACTGTTCACTTATCTGACGGCCGTGCAATACGGAGGATTAGCGCTAAGCTCGGCGGGGAGCAGATACCTTTTATTGTTAATTCCGGGTTTACTGCTTTTTTTATTTCAGGGAATTGTCATCATTTTCAGGCTTTTGAGTTCCAAGTTGGGGGACAAGCGCGCTGATTGGTTTGCGCCTAGGCGGGTTCTAGTCATTGTTTCTTGTGTACTGTTGGTCACAAATGTTGGACAAAATATTGTTACCATCGCTGGGGCACGATCGGCTGTAGAGTCAGGAGGAGCCGAATCAAACCGGGACAAGCCTTTTTTTGTGGCTGCGCGTTGGCTAAAGGCGAACTCGAACGGGCAGTCCATCCTGACCATGAATCCTAGGATTATTCGTTATTTGACTGGTTTACCTACAGTCGAGACGCTTCGGTCTGGGGCGCCCGAGGAAGTTGCGTGGCCAAACACGCGAAAACAGATCGTTGAGCTAATGAAAAAGGGTAAGCCAGGTTTCATTTTCCTCGACAACAAGAATCCAGCGCTGGAGAAATTAATTCTAGAATCGGCGGAATTGAACAATTATGTGGTTCATGTAATACCTGAAGCTTCATATGGAAACCGATACAGTTTGGGCCGCCTTACCTTGAGAAATGAAATTCTGGAGAAGTGAGAGATTGCTATTGGGTGAATTATGCTTCAGCCTGTGATAGACTCAACAATGACATCTTGGCGCTAAATCGCTTGACAAATTCATAACCCAATAGTACAAATCATTGTTTATAGTTACAGAGAGGTGTCACATGAAAACGTGGACCCCAAAAAAAGGGGAAGTTGAACGAAAATGGTTTGTAATTGACGCCAAGGACAAGGTCTTGGGGCGAGTCGCGGTAGAATGCGCCAGAATATTGCGTGGTAAGAATAAGCCCCAGTTTGCGACCCACATGGATAGCGGTGACTTCGTCATAATTGTCAATGCCGACAAGGTTAAACTTACGGGTAAGAAACTGACGCAAAAAACATATTATAGTCACAGCAATTATCCTGGTGGATTGAAGTCTATCAAAGCGGAAACATTGCTCAAACAGAAACCTGAGAAGATGTTTCGACTGGCTGTTAGAGGTATGCTCCCGAAGAATACCCTCGGTCGAGCGCAACTGGCGAAGCTTAAAATTTACGCTTCGGACACTCACCCCCATGAGGCTCAGCAGCCGCAAACCTACAACTTTTAGCATGGAGTCGTAGATGTCTCAAGAATCTTTTTATGCTACCGGAAAAAGAAAAAACGCAATAGCTAGAGTTCTATTGAAACCGGGTTCCGGTAAGCTTGTTGTAAATGAAAGGCCTGTAGAAAACTATTTTGGAAGACCCACTTCAAGAATGGTCATAATGCAGCCTTTTGAATTGACTCAAACAGCCGGTCGTTTTGATGTTACTGTCACTGTCTATGGAGGCGGATTGTCCGGTCAAGCCGGCGCAATAAAGCACGGAATCAGTAAGGCTCTTTTGGCGGTAGATTTGGCTTACAGGACCATGTTGAAGAGCGCAGGTTTCCTCACAAGGGATTCCAGAGTGAAAGAGCGAAAAAAATACGGCAAACGATCGGCCAGAGCGAGCTTCCAGTTTTCTAAACGTTAATTTCTTCAATTGGCGCCAGAGTTTCAAGCCGGGTTATAAAGGAGACAGGATCATCGTCCGTCTTCTTTATAATCTAGCGCCGAGTCATCCCCGTTGTTTGAATTCGTTCATAATTTCTGACATCATATCCGATGCCTTTACTGTAAGCCTAACGGTAAAGGTCAAGAATTCCGGAAACCTTGCGCATATCAACCTTGGTTTTGGCGGCAGGACCATTCATTACGAAAGGGAAATTTTCCTCATATACCGGCCTTTGATTACGATATAAAACCCCGACTGGAATCCGTTCCCCCCATTCCTCCGCTCTAATAAGCGCCTCTTGCCGATTGGAACTGTCGTAGTCATCCGGCAGGTTGTAACAGCGCTGATCGTACCATCCAAACGTATTGACCTTGTTGAAGGATACACAAGGTTGAAGAACATCCAAGAGAGAAAATCCTTTGTGTTTGATCGCTTCCTGAATGAGGCCGGCAAGATGGTCGATTCTTCCGGAGAACCCTCGCGCGACAAAACCGGCATTCATGGCCACTGCAATCTCGACTGGGTTAAACGGTTCAGAAAAAGCCCCTTTCGGTTGGTTCTTAGTCACAAAACCTGTTTCTGATGTTGGACTGGCTTGACCTTTTGTTAATCCGTAAACCTGGTTGTTGTGCACAACCATGGTAATGTTAGGGTTTCTACGGATTGCGGCCAGGAAATGGTTTCCACCTTCACCATAACTGCAACCATCGCCACTTTCTGCAATTACCGTCAGTTCAGGATTACAGATCTTGGCCCCAGTAGCCACTGGCAGTGATCGACCATGTAACCCGTTAAACACATTAGCGTTCAGGTAATGCGGAGCCTTGGCCGCCTGCCCGATTCCTGAAACAAACAGAACTTGGTGAGGCTCCAGTTTTAGGGCTACAAGCGCCTGTTTCATCGCTTTCAGGATGGAGTGATTTCCGCAGCCGGGGCACCAGGCAGTTTCATATTCGCCATATTCAGCTAGAGTTACCATCTTGTTTGATCCCTCACGTTCAGATTCGCGCAACAATGTATTCCGGCGTTATGGGCAAGCCATCATACCGAAGGATCGAGGCGCCAATTTCAATTCCAGTTTCTCTCCTTATGAGCCGAGCGAATTGCGCCGTGGCATTACTCTCGACAGCGATAGTTTTCTTTGCAGAGGTGATCTTCTTCACAAAAGTTTCCGGTACAAGAGGCCAGACCTGTGAGAAATGTAGTACACCAACTCTTGTCGCCTCTGTTTTCAGTTGCTCAGCAGCCTCAATCGTTGAGCCTCGAGACGATCCCCAACAAATAAACAGTAAATCAGGTTCTGAATCGCCAATGTAATCCGGAGGGACGCATTCAGACTTAATTCCCTGAAACTTTCTCAATCGTTTCTCAACCATTGAAATCCTTATTAAGAAATCTTCTGTCAGATGGCCGTCCTGAGTGTGTTCGTCACTATCAGCGACCACGAGTTCCTGAGAACTGCTTGCTCTAACGCAATTAGTGGTCATTCCGGGGAAACTCCTAGGTGAAACGCCTGATTCGGTTAGAAAATACGTCAGGTGGGGATCAGTCTCCGCACTGGAATTTGCGCATGGATCGATTGGGTTGACACTGGCGAGATCGAAACACTGAACCGAACGGTAGGAATCGGCGAGGAACTGGTCCGTCAGGATAAAAACCGGTGTGTTGTATCTGTTGGCCACCTCGAAGGCTGATCTTGTAAGGTGGAAAGCCTGTTCCACATTTCCAGGGGCAAAAATAGCCCGGGGGAATTCCCCGTGACCACCATGTAATACGAATTCTAGATCTGCCTGCTCTGTCCTTGTTGGTAAACCGGTTGACGGTCCAGGCCTTTGCGCTACCACGATTACCACGGGAGTTTCAGTCATTCCCGAAAGACTGACAGCCTCGGTCATTAAGGCGAATCCGCCTCCAGAAGTTGCCACCATGCTAGGCGCCCCCGAAAACGACGCTCCAATCGCCATGTTTATGGCGGATATCTCATCTTCGGCCTGCTCCAGAGCGATTTCAATCTCCGCTGAGTGTTCCGCAAGCGCAGTCGCTATTGATGTGGCTGGTGACATTGGATAGAAACAGAAGAATTTCATTCCAGCCGCAATTGCCCCTAGAGCAGTAGCTTCATTTCCATTTAGAGTGAGCCTGTCCTTTTGAAGATTGGGCGGCGCAAGCTTTGGAAAATCAACTCCTCGCCGCATGACCCAATCAAACCCTGCGGAACAGGAGACCATATTATGCTCCGTGGCGTCAGCCCCATGTTTATCGAAAAAACTTCTCAAAGTTTCGTTTGTCTCATTTTCCTTCAAGCCCAAAAGAGCGGAAACCATACCTAGGGCCACACTATTACTAAATTTATTATCGGCAAGTTTTGAGAACGGGGCCCTCAATATGCGGTCGTGATCTTTGCTGGAGATATTTTCATCAACGACAACCAGGCCACTTGGAGCAAGTTCACCCATGTGGATGTCAATTGATTTCTGGTCCAAGGCAATAAGAAGATCAACGGTCTCTATGGGAGCGATGATCTCCTGATCAGACACCCTCAAAGCATAAGAGTTGTGTCCACCCCTAATGCGAGATTGGTAGCTCTGTGTGACGACAAGGTAGTAGCCGGCCCTAACCAGAGCCTTGGTAAGGATTTGAGAAAGTGTTACCAATCCTTGGCCCGCCTCCCCTGCTACCAGAATGTTCCGAGATTTTTGTTTCATGAGAAGTCCTGCAAGAACAGCTTGAATGATGTTAACCTACTGAAATAGGCGCCGATCTTGTACACCAAAAAAACTAACCATTATATAGATGTGAGTCAAGTTAGATGGCCATGTTAACTCGTACGTAAAATTGCTGTGAAATTTACGGTCAAAAAAGGCCGGACAGTTAAATTCTGCCGGCCCATCAATGTTTCCAGTTGTGAAAAATGGCCCTCGTAAGGGCCCCAACATCAAAGCTTTCAGGAATTATAGCATTTAAATAGGATCACACAAAACATTGTCAAATGCTTATTTCACAAAGAGATAGACGGCGCTTTCCCGTATTCGTCCCGATTCCCCATCAGACTATCGTTCGGATCTCCCTCTAAAGCTTTTCTCCTCGCCTCACTTTGTCCAGGGTAGATTCGAGCAAGCTTCGGACCCTGTTTTTCTTATCATCAAATTCGTTCCGCCAGACATCAATTTTCTGAATTGCCTCCTGCTCCCAAGGCAGCCAATCCGATTCTGAACGTTTTCGTATGGATTTCTCCAGCTCCTTGGGAATAGGGGGATTGGATAATTCCTCATAATGGCCCTCAATTTTTCTCAAACACTTAAAAAGCTGTTTCATGTCCTTTTTGGTGATAGGTTTGTCAGGCTCCGCATCTCCGAACAATTCCTTTTTGATGGAATCG
This window encodes:
- a CDS encoding HNH endonuclease; protein product: MSSMEAVVVLNAGYEFMGLVSWRRAMTLMFSGKVEVIKESDSVVRTVSRTFRIPAVIRLLKFIRQMYRREVPFSRKNVLVRDVFTCQYCGHYFASNELTVDHIIPKVQGGENRWNNVVACCRICNVKKGGRTPRQAGMSLVRQPFKPTIMEFLNLYLTKKFGVNLNELLSIQ
- the rpsI gene encoding 30S ribosomal protein S9, giving the protein MSQESFYATGKRKNAIARVLLKPGSGKLVVNERPVENYFGRPTSRMVIMQPFELTQTAGRFDVTVTVYGGGLSGQAGAIKHGISKALLAVDLAYRTMLKSAGFLTRDSRVKERKKYGKRSARASFQFSKR
- a CDS encoding 2-oxoacid:ferredoxin oxidoreductase subunit beta, producing the protein MVTLAEYGEYETAWCPGCGNHSILKAMKQALVALKLEPHQVLFVSGIGQAAKAPHYLNANVFNGLHGRSLPVATGAKICNPELTVIAESGDGCSYGEGGNHFLAAIRRNPNITMVVHNNQVYGLTKGQASPTSETGFVTKNQPKGAFSEPFNPVEIAVAMNAGFVARGFSGRIDHLAGLIQEAIKHKGFSLLDVLQPCVSFNKVNTFGWYDQRCYNLPDDYDSSNRQEALIRAEEWGERIPVGVLYRNQRPVYEENFPFVMNGPAAKTKVDMRKVSGILDLYR
- a CDS encoding glycosyltransferase family 39 protein yields the protein MKYPYFKYFPELVEAARGISSIKKELVLALLVAICFLTIINSSWKTSPDSALYLELGESVAKGAGYKFNGEWHTYVPPGYPFLVSIAAKLFGPSFLVYRVMMSLLGIVTGCLGYMLVLRLLGPDLALIIGGLFAVSNTLLVNSTFTTSDTLFTCVALLALIWASKQERGFHSWGSMMFGSLLTGIPALVRINGWGLPVSSGLFLFSPWTAQTFMKRIGAVIVFVVMAFLVPSLWCLHKMGYPVSYNEGAYIDAVTGRGIGTQCAVILGAVWEYIPETATALAGVTIRTGFLEIIIVLLALVGFVSSWRRGERLFTYLTAVQYGGLALSSAGSRYLLLLIPGLLLFLFQGIVIIFRLLSSKLGDKRADWFAPRRVLVIVSCVLLVTNVGQNIVTIAGARSAVESGGAESNRDKPFFVAARWLKANSNGQSILTMNPRIIRYLTGLPTVETLRSGAPEEVAWPNTRKQIVELMKKGKPGFIFLDNKNPALEKLILESAELNNYVVHVIPEASYGNRYSLGRLTLRNEILEK
- a CDS encoding 2-oxoacid:acceptor oxidoreductase subunit alpha; its protein translation is MKQKSRNILVAGEAGQGLVTLSQILTKALVRAGYYLVVTQSYQSRIRGGHNSYALRVSDQEIIAPIETVDLLIALDQKSIDIHMGELAPSGLVVVDENISSKDHDRILRAPFSKLADNKFSNSVALGMVSALLGLKENETNETLRSFFDKHGADATEHNMVSCSAGFDWVMRRGVDFPKLAPPNLQKDRLTLNGNEATALGAIAAGMKFFCFYPMSPATSIATALAEHSAEIEIALEQAEDEISAINMAIGASFSGAPSMVATSGGGFALMTEAVSLSGMTETPVVIVVAQRPGPSTGLPTRTEQADLEFVLHGGHGEFPRAIFAPGNVEQAFHLTRSAFEVANRYNTPVFILTDQFLADSYRSVQCFDLASVNPIDPCANSSAETDPHLTYFLTESGVSPRSFPGMTTNCVRASSSQELVVADSDEHTQDGHLTEDFLIRISMVEKRLRKFQGIKSECVPPDYIGDSEPDLLFICWGSSRGSTIEAAEQLKTEATRVGVLHFSQVWPLVPETFVKKITSAKKTIAVESNATAQFARLIRRETGIEIGASILRYDGLPITPEYIVARI
- the rplM gene encoding 50S ribosomal protein L13 gives rise to the protein MKTWTPKKGEVERKWFVIDAKDKVLGRVAVECARILRGKNKPQFATHMDSGDFVIIVNADKVKLTGKKLTQKTYYSHSNYPGGLKSIKAETLLKQKPEKMFRLAVRGMLPKNTLGRAQLAKLKIYASDTHPHEAQQPQTYNF